One part of the Sciurus carolinensis chromosome 4, mSciCar1.2, whole genome shotgun sequence genome encodes these proteins:
- the LOC124982794 gene encoding acidic proline-rich protein HP43A-like, whose translation MEIKGTTVQLLLKKGAAGLPPAQTWEQHQSLLQDAGGPAHGGLAGPEPSSELKRRYKGKQLVVVGIEVQSQKQHQQPQGAPNGEFRPRPPAGNGNQQEGPQQGPPQQGGQQQQQQPNGPPRPGNQQGPPQQGGQQQQQQPHGPPRPGNQQGPPQQGGQQQQQQPNGPPRPGNQQGPPQQGGQQQQQQQQPNRPPRPGNQQGPPQQGGQQQQQQPNGPPHPGNQQGPPQQGGQQQQQQQQPNRPPRPGNQQGPPQQGGQQQQQQPNGPPRPGNQQGPPQQ comes from the exons ATGGAGATCAAAGGCACCACTGTTCAGCTCCTCCTTAAAAAGGGAGCTGCTGGGCTTCCCCCAGCACAGACGTGGGAGCAACATCAGAGCCTCCTCCAAGATGCTGGCGGTCCTGCTCACGGTGGCCTTGCTGGCCCTGAGCCCAGCTCAGAGCTCAAGCGAAGGTATAAGGGAAAGCAGCTGGTGGTGGTGG GTATTGAGGTGCAAAGCCAGAAACAGCACCAGCAGCCTCAGGGAGCACCTAATGGAGAATTCAGACCTAGACCACCTGCTGGTAATGGAAACCAGCAGGAAGGACCACAGCAGGGACCACCTCAgcaaggaggccagcagcagcagcaacagccaAATGGTCCCCCTCGTCCTGGAAACCAACAGGGACCACCTCaacaaggaggccagcagcagcagcaacagccaCATGGTCCCCCTCGTCCTGGAAACCAGCAGGGACCACCTCAgcaaggaggccagcagcagcaacagcaaccaAATGGCCCCCCTCGTCCTGGAaaccagcagggaccaccccaacaaggaggtcagcaacagcagcagcagcagcagccaaatCGCCCCCCTCGTCCTGGAaaccagcagggaccaccccaacaaggaggccagcagcagcagcagcaaccaaATGGCCCCCCTCATCCTGGAaaccagcagggaccaccccaacaaggaggccagcagcaacagcagcagcagcagccaaatCGCCCCCCTCGTCCTGGAaaccagcagggaccaccccaacaaggaggccagcagcagcagcagcaaccaaATGGCCCCCCTCGTCCTGGAaaccagcagggaccaccccaacaa